Within the Dermacentor silvarum isolate Dsil-2018 chromosome 8, BIME_Dsil_1.4, whole genome shotgun sequence genome, the region TCAGCAGAAGAGCTCATCAACGCCGAAACGTTTTGGATTTGTCGTGTTCAACGAGAGGCTTTCCTTGTGGACGGCTTTTGCACGGTAATGCCGCTCCTAAACACTCCGTCTTAAAAGATCTTCACCCCTTCATCGACCAGAGTAAACAACTTCGACTCGGAGGTCGAATTGAACGAATCGACACGACGTACGAGGAAAAGCATCCCATTATTTTACCGGGTCACCACTACTTCACGAAGTTTGTTATCATCGAAGCGCACTATAGATCAGCGTACGGAGATATTGCGAGCACCATGGTACAGGTTCACCAGCGTTTCTGGATTATTCGTGCTCGGCAAGAAACCAAACGATTTCTTAATGCCTGCTTTCTGTGTAAGAGATATAGCGGGTATCCAGCCAAAGTGCAATATGCTCCCCTGACACTCGATCGACTTGTTTCTTCGAGACCATTTGAAGTAGTTGGACTGGACTTTGCAGGACCACTCGATATAAAGCAGACTGCACTGACTGCCACCGCCTGCAAAGGATACATTCTGCTACTCACCTGCGCCACCACCCGAGCAGTACACCTAGAATTGACGAGCGGGCTCTCAGCAGACACTGTATTCGGATAACGCATTGGCCTTCAAAAAGACATCACGGAACCTAAGAGACATATGGGATGTTATGAAAAGCTCCCCTTTTGCATCCTTCCTAGCCAAACATCGCGTCCAGTGGAAGTTCATTGTGCCAGGAGTGCCCTGGTGGGGAGGTTGGTAGGAGAGGTTGATCCGCTCCATCAAAACTTCTCTGCGGAAAGTACTTGGAAAGAGCTACCTGAATAGCGAAGAGACTGAGACAGCACTGCTTGGAGTGGAAGCAGCGATCAATTCATGACCCTTGACCTACATGTATACTGACGCGATGGAACCTTCAGCAATATGCCCAGCCCATTTTCTTGTCGGACGGTCATTGATGGCGGTTCCAGGGACACACAACTTAGAGTATGAAATGCGGTGGGTGCAAGCAACAACAGACGATCTGACAAAGAAGTGGCGGTACCGTCAGAAACTGTTTGACCacgatacttagtagcgcaaaactcgaaataaaagacaacagtgatagacgagaggaaaggaaagacgtaGCGCTCGTCTTTTCTTTCCTCTCGTCTATCACTGTTgacttttatttcgagttttgcgctactaagtatcatgttcagtaaacaccaactcgcccaagaagtaGTTATTTTGTTTGACCGCCTATGGATACGATGGAGAAAAGAGTACCTCATTCGAGTTGCACTCACTGCATCGCTACCCATCGGGTGCCTAAAAGTAGATGACGTAGTTCTCATCGAACAGCCAGACATTTCAAGATGTATTTGGCCCCTTGGGCGCATAGTCGAAGTTTATCCTGGACAAGATCGCCAAGCTATcagccgactgctgatagcttggcGCGCTGTCTTCTTGCCGCTTACTTAACGCTGAAGTGAGACGCGCGGGCCCGTGTCTGGAAAGCAACCTGCAAAACGGGAAACGTGCGGCATGTACtgagagcgctgtgttctcgccacttcgttcgcgttgaagcgacaggacGCGTGAATGTACAGTCGCTCGTTGCTGCggacttgaaagcgatcgtcttaaggtggatacacacgcgagggcaaaatacctcctgctccgcgggccaaacagtcacgtgatcagttgaatccggcgcagccgagttaggtcgcattcccacagccggagcgccgtttgcagaatccgcgtgcttactctcggctccaacgcttattagcagctgcgcgtttgcatactcggcgtgctctatattccatagcgctgtgaatccctcagcAAGAGCCAAAAAAGTAACGGTTGTCTCGTCACTTAGCATTTTCTTGTGCAcgtcactcatgttgaggtcacggaggctgcgcggtctgagtaaatagaaatacGCGCGCAatcatgactcgcctttctcgctgcaccacagcaaaagcacgtgcggtcactgctgccCAACAACACActtggcttcaagccgacaacacgccatcgtagccacgccaatctgtccaatgtggacagatttgacgctgactacgctaaattgacgtcagacgaccgtcaaatggacggatggaaatatcggcgagcattttcaatccggacagcgagcggaggaggccggactaggcgagggcggcacatTCTGATGAGGCGCGcatcacgtgatacgccatccgctgcgacaATTcttcctccgtccggtcgtgtgaatgcacctttacgggaaggacggacggacgcacatGGACAGTTTTCTCgctgggtaagcatagaaatgcttacgcattttaGACGTCGGGACTCCTTGCGGGCGTTCTTTAAGCACTGGCTGAATACAATGAGCTTCACTGTCCTCCACTCGGCAGGGGCGTTGAAACCCGTTTTAGAACTCGGTCGAGTAACCGCTTGCGTCCGCCCAGGCGCTTATTCAGGCCTTTTGACATGAGCAGAGACCCCACCCCGTATGAGACACTTGTTAGTGTGAGGGAGCGATTCGCCATTCGTACTCTGCGTAATTCTTGACTGGAGCCAGTCCGTCGGTATCGGCTGTCCCACCAGGATGCCATTTGAAATATCTGCCAGTTATTCACCTCGAGTCGATGCGGAAGCCCTTCTCCAGCGCTGAGCTGGGATGCCGTCGTGATAACAGGGCGCGCATGCGCCGACTGCGGCCAATGGTCATCTTCAGAGCCCCTGGAGTCACCTTCCAGGCCTGTTGTTCGGGTGAATATAGCGCCACCGTTGTATTAATTGCGTAAGCATTCTTTAGCGAGAACCCCAGCACAATATGTCCGTCCTGTGACGCCTTATATCTGACAAATACATGCATAACTGGGCAAGTTAACGCATGTAATTGTTATAATCGCTGCACATGATGCTGCCCATCATAGGCTTGTTATAATCGCTGCACATCATAGGCTTCTTGTGCATTAAGTCTTTTCACAGCGTGACGGTGCCAACGACTGCCTATGTTTCGGGCGTTTTGAGCAGCTCGGACCTCGCTGTCCCGCCACATTTTCTTGGGACGTCCTTGTCCCGAGTTCACCTGGACCTCATGTCTCTGTATGACACTAGGAAGTTCCACTATGTCGTGGTCGTATGCCATAGGCTTCATGCGCTGATGACTTTTCTCGACGCCCGAGGCGACAGTCTCGTAGACTGTCacattatgtatatatatatatatatatatatatatatatatatatatatatatatatatatataattccctatataaaacgacggaaataagtggattgccgtcgctacggactataccacccgctatgccattacaaagcccttcccaccagttgcgctacagacgttgTTGACTTCtcgcttcacgacgttatcttactcCACGGCGCaccattaccaggaatttgggacatcgccgaacagcgcctctagaggcctcctctgaaaacatgcgcgttttctatTGGAGAGCGTTGTTTTTctcaaataactaatcatagaagccacctttcaaaatattcccgtgtaaataggctctaggcgcttagcccgacatctcatgcaagcggtaccattacttacggcagaaaacccgttccaaattgcgagagaagtttgaagtatgggagtctatggcaaaggccaaattttggaagcttttttggccagtaaaaagcaatttgcgataaacctattgcatcgattgacgtattcctgaGGACTTAttaacttcaatgactcagctttcagctagagTCAGCAACAGCTCTTGAAATGACAAAAAAGTccttccaaaatcgcagttttcataacaaggtcgcggaatttactGTGGTACATTTATAAACCAAGTTTTTGCCTACGGCATCGCGTCGaagcgatagccgagcgttctgagCGACCGCAGATCACAATCACTGatatcgtgagttcgcaggttcggaGCCAGCTgcctcgctcttttttttttttcactttgtcgctgcttagtttggcggttttccgccagatggcgaattccgaaatgcaggtcatttagttatggttcttgtttcgtttctttctactgtaccaacgttttcctaaaaaaatagctgacTGCATGGTTTcatgaacatgcgaacgtgcttccaaagttcttttgcactttaggtgtacgtattttagacaataaacccagatAATGTGttttgaaagtttatttctttcttaaggcgaatatttatgaTGATATTACTAAGAAACATTTTCGCCTCTTCATCTATGtcatgggaaaggcgtgtttgtgcgactcttgtgcagcttgaaacgtaccacaagaTAAATAGTGTCCaatgtgtgcaattaaaagacaccgAAGTAGAAAAGtgggctgcagccccagacgtagtattcttacaaaggaataccgTTGAAGCTTAGTATATTTGCATTAAATCAAAGCAGGATTTTTGCGTACGTGATCTTCGGGggaaatgaaggctgtccgaattattgcacaagcttgctTGCTTAGTACAACCCGGTACCtctaaacataaacattctatccccAATacgcagcgcacgtgtcttatcatttgagccattcccatataccttcgagaaattccagaaatacttaAGGTCATCATATTGTCGCGACGTCGGAAGCTCGAGGggcaaacgaaacgcacttgacGGCTGAGGCAGCAACAATAACAGACGgtttttaataccgcgcgctagtcactgcttcttcttgctTATGTTTTTCATGAGTGCCGATATGTATTTttacgtcgtcgtcattgccgcaccagacacgcggcatttgcctccctcccaagggaagcatcgtcccgatccGCAACTTGAGTGTATGCATGTACGAGACACTAAAACGcgagtcacttggaaaagtacggcttcatgcgcaccacatgcaccacttcggggggTTGATTGCGGCGCCGCGAACAAGTTTCGCCATCGGGCATGACCTCGCAATTCACGTCGTTCAGTCATCGGATAACTGTGTATGGACCAAAATATTGCCTTAGTAGTTTTTCAGGAAGTCCCCTATGCCaaatgggtatccaaacccactctctctcgccgggtgtgtaggcgacgaatttgtgctgacgattgtaccgcattgcgtcctgattttgctggtggtggatgcgtacatgtgcaagctgtctggcttctacGGCACGTTGAGCAAATTCTACAGCATCTGCATGGATATCGTCGCACTCgtggggcagcattgcatccaaagCTGTCGTGACTTCCCgaccgtgtaccaagctgaatgATGTCATACGAGTCGTTTCCTGttgagcggtgttatatgcgaaaattacataaggcaaaatctcgtcccagttcttatggtccacgtcgacatacatgcaaagcatgtctgcgagtgtcttgttcgaacgctccgtgagtccattcgtctggggatgacaGGCTGCCGTTTTCCGGTGGGCTGTGCAGCTGAGTTTGAGAACTGCTTCTAAAAGTTCGGCAGTGAACGCGGTTCCTCTGTCAGTAACTACAACCGCTGGGGCACCGTGCCCGAGCACGACGTTTTCGACGAgaaatcgagctgcttcagctgctgttccgcgctgggtagcttttgtctccgcataacgggtaaggtagtcagtggcgacaataatccacctgttCCCTGTAGTTGAAGTTGAAAACGGCccaagaaaatccatgccaaaagggcgttcccggtacctctacaggatgtaggagaccagctggcttgtcgggtggtgctttgcgtttttggcagtcaggacaagtgcgtacatgatgtttaacatcggcTTCCAGTAGGCGCTGCCTCTCAGCGGGCAACAGGGTTGAGCAAACGTCGACCAACAATGTTGTCGGGGCCGGAATGGTCTTGTCACTTATTCCTTGGTCGTGCACAGCGAAGCAGTCCTTTACTTGTACTATGTCATCACAGAACCCCACTGCAGTGCCTTTCGGAACGTGGCGGCGTTCGTTGCTAAAGTTCGTAAGGAGCACTGCTGCATGCCCACGATTTAAAGCCAGAATGTTAATAATACGTTGATTTGTTCCGCTATCACATCACCGTGGTAAGGCCTCTCAGTAGAAACAGACACAAGGCAGCAGGTTTGCGGCGGCATCACGTCCTCGGCTAGTCGTAAACGCCCGCGTTGTCTATAATAGTTGTAGTCTACATCTGGGTTCGCTGAAAATGTGACCAAACGCTCCGGGATGTTTATAGTAGCTCCATAATCTCGCAGAAAATCCACCACCAAGATGAGTTCTTTGCAGCATTCGGGGAGAATAACGAACGTCGAaacaaagctggaatcaccgatgcgTAGTCTGGCGGTACATTTACCCGTTGGCGTCATTAGCTGACCCCCGGCACTTCTTATGTATGGCTCTGTCCATGGTGTCCGCACCTGTTTAAGGCGGTCAACCAGCTCTTGACGCATAATCGAGAAATAagcaccggtgtccacaaggGCTGTTACGGGACGTTCGTCAACAAAAAGGCTGAAGTCGGCACGAACACATTCGTCGGCATTACtcgtcgtcgtcatgtcgtcTTGTTGCCACGGTTGGGGGGTCTTTTTTGGCGTCTCGACAGTTGGCAACCTTACCCCCGGAAGTCgcggccgttagtttccccggtgaGGACTGGGGGAACGGCCTCTGACGACGTCTGCGAAACTGGGTCGATTGGTGGAAGCGGAGCGTtgaggtgacggagactgccagcgacgacgtgACGAAGCGGCTTGGGTGGTCGGCGAGTAACCCTCGTCCAGGGCACGGCGGTATTCAAAGCGCGGGGAAGCTCAACGTGGAAAGCCTAGAAACGCGACATCTCGATGAGGgcagtaacgggcaatgtggcccggttccccacagtagaagcagagtggccgacggtcggcagtgcgccacaagtcagttcGGCGAGCTGGTGGTCGTCTCCCAGGCTCCCGCTGCCACGATGGAGTGGTAACAGGTCACGGATGGAATGGCGGGGTCGGCGGTGGAAGGGGAGGACGACGAACGACATCGGCATAGCTCAACGGGCGTGATTCGGGGCACGGCGCGGGCGTTGAAAAGGCTTGCCGCAGCACCTGGCGGACGACTTCGGCAACAGAAGCAACTGCTGGCTTGTTAGAAGGAGCAACCAGAGTTTGTAGTTCCTCACGCAGTATTCTGCGAATCAGCTCTCGCAGAGAGCTTTCGCTAGTGGTGGCACTCTGAGCGGCGGCGCTCATCGGTGTGGTATTGGACAGGCGGTCAATGTGGCGGCATCGTTGCTGAAGTGCTCGCTCGATTATAGTGGCTTCCTTGATGAATTCGTCTGCCGTGGTTGGTGGGTTTTgtaccaggcctgcaaacaattgttccttaattccgcgcatgagatggcgcactttcttagtctcgggcatatcggggtcagctcggcgaAATAGACGGGTCATATCCTCAGCATACATAGCGACGCTTTCGTTGGGATTCTGAAAGCGCGCTTCGGTTAGCTGTTGCGCGTAATCCCACCTGTCGGAACAGGAGAACGTATCCAGGAGTTGGCGTCGAAGGTCGTTCCACGCTtcccggttctggaaccacgtgcgcgcAGTGTCTTCTAGTGCGAAATAAGCGTGCCTAAGTTTTTGTTCCACACTCCGTTCGTTGATTTTAGCAACCCTCTCATACTGatcaagccagtcctcaacatcttCAAATGCATCGCCACGAAAGATATCCGGAACGCGAGGATGctgaagagtcacctgggaagggCTTGTCGTCATCTGTTAAGGAGCAAGATTCGCCTATGTAGGAGTTTCCATGCTGGTCGGAGCTGGAACGCTGGTGAATTCGGGCTCAGGCCTAACAGGCGGCGGCTGAACAGGTGCACTGAAGTAATGAAGAGAGCTTGATTCTGGGGACTGCGTGTACGGGTCCGAGCCGGCGTCCCGAGCGTCaggtacccagcaactccacccgAGTTGCGACGTcggaagctcgagggacaaacgaaacgcacttgtcggcagggGCAGTAACAATAACAGAAGgtttttaataccgcgcgctagtcactgcttcttttTGCTGATGTTTTTCATGAGTGCCTATATGTCTTTttacgtcgtcgtcattgccGCACTAGACACGCGGCAATGTCCTTTTACCACGACGCGCGCAGAGGAGCAttgaaattatgcgaaaagacactggtacgtgttaatgtagcctgtcctgtaaaaatagagaacgattccaatcacagaccacaccctttttgggttatgcccacaaagttgtgcaaggaGACATTGTTTTTggctacaatcaccaaagttgctatagcattctgctgttatgttcttgactaactctattgctgaatcacgTCGCAgaaccatgatataattactggtgcaattcttcagtaattctgtgagaatattctccttcttcttctttctagggttttaagtgccaaaaccagttttgattatgaggcacgccgtagtgaacggctccggattaattttgaccacctggggttccttaacctgcactacaacggaaacacacgggcgtttttgcatttcgcctccatcgaaatgtgccagccgcggccgggattcgttcccgcgatatcgtgctcagtagcgcaacacGATGAGAATATTCCCCTACCCTAAATTTAAAGTGTTTGAACAACTGAATAAACATTTCCAGCGGAACTGAATAAACAGCACCAGCGGAAGAGGAGATCTTCAGATTGTCAATGAGCTTGGTAACGCCAACCCAATCTATAAAAATGGGATCCATGGGGGGAAAGTTTTGGTCAGGTAAACGTGGTAATAATGCAGGAGCAGCTGTACTGAAGAAGGGAACAAATGCGTTgtataatacccctgtcacacggcacgtgtaatgtcattcgcagcgaatgagattacgtgttaatgccatttttgttgcttctacacgggcatagcgaatgacattcacagctaatggcattcgcccattgaatgagtttcccgaactcattcgcgcgcgacttgtgtaatctcgacgacaggggcttggcaaaaggtTACAATAAGGATAACTTAAAACTAAATAGAATTAGGGTAAAAGTTCTTATTATTTGCAGTTATAAATCTTGTAAATATTTTATGACGTACAGCATGCCAGTTGAAGCGGTTTGTGCATTATATTCTTGTTCCCAGACTCCGGCAGGACGTTATCAGCAGTTATCACCACTTATCAGTACCTAGCTCTTGTCGGCCATGTTTAGAAACGCTTGTTCATTCCCGTCTGCATGTTGTTTTTCTGCGAAGTGGTGCCGCGTTAACCCTTGTACCAACCATGGAAGGCAACCGGGCAGCTTCGTCAGcagaaaatgagaagcacaaaACCCACTGGAGCGACGACGAGACGCGCGCGCTTTTGAAAGTCTGGGAGGACCACCTCAGTGACTTGCGCAAGACGAAGCGCAACCTGAAAGTCTACGTCGCCATAGCCGAGTGCCTGCGTGCGCAAGGGGTGGAGAAGAGTGTGAAAGAAATTAAAAGCAAGATAGAAAATTTGGGAAACCGGTACCGGTAAGTGAACACTTCCGTACAAGGCCAAACTCCTCGCGTGCATGCTGTTTAGTTGCTTAACTGCGCACCCGCTAAGCCGGACAGGGAGGTGCGAAGCACGCACAATGTGCACGCGTATCCCGTCTCCCCTCTAGTCCGGCCATGGCACACGCAGCGAAGTACGCTGTTAGTGGATAATAGACTGAAAGGCGCGAATGTCGCTTGATTTTGTGTTGGGCGAACCCCCGTTCGGACTGGGCAACTTGTGCTGGGGCGCCACGCGTTATAACAGGCACATGATAATAAACATGCTTTCGATGCGCCCTTCACGCGGCGCTAATTAGAAACGATGTGTCTTCATTCTTTATAtgcatttttttaaagatttcgTAGAGTGGGACATGGTAGTGATTTGAGCTTTTACTACAGCAGGGCTTGCAAACGCTTCCTAATGCAGCTGTGCGTAGTTCTTGgttgcagaattttttttactttgcactCTAGGTACTAGTACTTTTCCCaaggcatttttgcattctttGCGTTTCTCGTGCCAAATATTCCTGCATGTCGACTGCGTGGTTTAAGTAGAAAACAAGCAAATGCATACTTTTTTCAAAAGCACTGTCGTCTAGAAATATTTGCTAACGCTGCTCTCACCTTGACTAGATGAACGTGAAGCAGTTGTAATAGCAGAAGTACCGAAAGGAGCATAATTGCAATGCATTGTTGGGCAGATATAGCTTACGAACTGCATGTTTTGAAAGGGTACTGGCATCCCTACTAGCAGTAACATAGTACAATTCTCTGAAGATTATGCCATATGTTTCTTGCAGGAACCTCAGCCGAAAGACGACCGGACAAGGAGCCATTACTTGGAGATTTTACAAGGACATTTCTAGGTTCCTTGGCAGCCTGCCAATGAACGACAGCAGCCTCACTGAAGAAACGTGTGGCGAAGACGCCACTGTTGAAATAGTAAGTACATATTTTGTAGCATGCAGGGATCCTGTGCAACCTGCGTACGAAAGATGTTTTGTTTTGTATCACTTACCAGGAAGAAGGCACACTGATTTAGTGTGTTCCGTTGTTGGCATCACATGCGGCAAACATGACTTGTTTATCAATTCATTATGCACAACTGCTGTTGTGGCTGGGTAAGAATGTCAACATGAATTCACACTTGATGGTGTACCAACATAAACATTGTGTGGCTGCAAGATGCGAGAGTATATGTAGAATATTTATTATAGAAACGGGTAATACGCCTACTCAGCTTGTGAAGGCTGCATGCGAGAGGTAGTTGCTTTTTGCTTCTGTGGTAACAATCAGAACACTCATTGCAAACAGTCTCTTTACAAATATGTTCACATGTGCTATATTCTCTTTCATTTTCTCAGATTATTCATAGTATGGAGCACGGGCCGTTGGGCGAAGACTCCCAGCCACCTCCAGCATCACCAGATGAATGTTCACATAATACAAGTGCATTATACTTGCCCTCATCACCATACAGCACAGACGACTGTTGGGCCCAACCACAGGCAGAAGTAAACAGCCAGCAAAACAATCAAACGAGCAGGCGCACCACACAAAAGACTCTCCTAGCGCAACTAGTCGCTACGAACCGGCAGTTGTGTGCTGACCTAAACGAAAGCAGGAAGCAAGAGTTGGAGCTACGGCGAATGGAACTTGACATTGTGCGCGAAGCAGCAGCTACAGAAAAACTGTTGACTGACGCGCTCGTGAAGTATTTGGCAAAATAAAGCATGGTGTTTGAGCTGCTTGTGGTCAACTATTTTCATTGGGCTCGTTTCCAAAAATACTCTGCAAGCGCAGCCCTTATATCCTCGCCTTCGCCAATGCATGCATCAGAATTGTGCAGGGGCTGCTTGTACATTTCGTTGAAGGTGTACACATCCTGTATCCACTGCTCATCCACATGATCTCGAAAGCATTCGCAGATGTTGTGTAAAGTGCAGGATGCCCTAATGGCCAGTTTGGCATTGGACAGTTTGCATTCCATTCTCTTCAGAATGAACCTGAAGCGTGCTTTCACTCGGCCGAATGCGTTTTCCACAATGCGCCTCGACTTTGACAGGTTGTAGTTGAAGATTGCTTGCTTAGAACCACTTGGGGCATTTGCATATGGTTTCATTAAATGCGGTGTCAGCGAAAATGCTTGGTCACAGAGCATGATGGGTAGTACAGGCACTCCTTCAATTACTGACACCGGAGAGTTGAAGTGATCACTCTCCACTATTGTCTTCAATCTTGACCGTCCGTAAACATGGGCGTCGTGGCATCTACCCGGGCTCCCCACGTTCAAGTACAAGAAGCGGTAGCGGTGGTCGGCAACTGCAAGCAGTATGATGCTGTACCTGCATGAAA harbors:
- the LOC119462537 gene encoding uncharacterized protein LOC119462537; translation: MTALSMDISPGSSGGYTGSLAELSHRDFQQPAYCVLERQVTIMRKPISAEKRVAVGLYRLCSSAEDRTIAHLFGIGRSTVNIVYREFCRAVVDIHEGTWVRMPRKEEIAEQMREFHAVTGFPQAMGALDGCHFPISPPKKDAVDYYNYKGWYSIILLAVADHRYRFLYLNVGSPGRCHDAHVYGRSRLKTIVESDHFNSPVSVIEGVPVLPIMLCDQAFSLTPHLMKPYANAPSGSKQAIFNYNLSKSRRIVENAFGRVKARFRFILKRMECKLSNAKLAIRASCTLHNICECFRDHVDEQWIQDVYTFNEMYKQPLHNSDACIGEGEDIRAALAEYFWKRAQ